One Capsicum annuum cultivar UCD-10X-F1 chromosome 2, UCD10Xv1.1, whole genome shotgun sequence genomic window carries:
- the LOC107860975 gene encoding ABC transporter G family member 9-like yields METEDIQISQMESASIFKKTNLPVTLKFENVVYKIMPKTEGMLKNSSNSEEEKIILKGITGIVFPGEMLAMLGPSGSGKTTLLTGLGGRLSGRLDGNITYNGKPFKNSMKRYTGFVTQDDVLYPHLTVTETLVFTALLRLPKTLSHIEKIAHAEGVISQLGLTKCKDSISGGPLLRGVSGGERKRVSIGQEMLINPSLLFLDEPTSGLDSTTAQKIVSTLWDLVNDGKTIVMTIHQPSSRLFYMFHKVLLLSEGNPLYFGRGEDVMGYFSRIGYSPLVAMNPSDFLLDLANGIVDDPQEDQASIKQTLVSAFKNNLLDGVKEELRKYDDSQVHDKLQEGKFNQWANSWWQQSAVLFRRGMKERKHDSFSVLKVGQVIAVSILCALLWWRSSEIQDQIGLLFFYSQFWSFYPLFQAIFTFPQERMMLEKERSSGMYRLSSYFMSRIIVDLPMELVLPSVFVIITYWTTGLKPFALNFFSTLFTLLFSVLVSQGLGLALGALVMDQKSATVLGSVIMLSFTLVGGYFVHHVPIFISWIKYISVCQYTFKLLVGAQFQAGETYTCGINATCYVQDSPAIKAVGLGDTAISIVALAIMLVAYRFLAYLALVRIGVTKK; encoded by the exons ATGGAGACGGAGGACATACAAATAAGTCAGATGGAAAGTGCCTCCATTTTCAAGAAAACTAATCTTCCTGTCACTCTCAAG TTTGAAAATGTTGTGTACAAGATTATGCCCAAGACTGAAGGTATGTTGAAAAATTCCTCGAATtcagaagaagagaaaataatcTTGAAGGGGATAACCGGTATAGTTTTCCCTGGTGAAATGCTGGCGATGTTAGGCCCATCGGGGAGTGGTAAAACGACTCTGTTAACAGGGCTAGGAGGGCGGCTGAGTGGCCGGCTTGATGGCAATATAACTTATAATGGAAAGCCCTTCAAAAATTCCATGAAGCGTTACACTGGATTTGTTACTCAAGACGATGTTTTGTACCCTCACTTAACTGTCACGGAAACACTTGTATTCACTGCCTTGCTTCGCTTGCCTAAAACCTTATCACACATTGAAAAGATCGCGCATGCTGAGGGTGTAATTTCACAATTGGGGTTGACGAAGTGCAAGGATAGTATTAGTGGAGGTCCATTGTTGAGAGGTGTTTCTGGTGGTGAGAGGAAAAGAGTCAGCATTGGGCAAGAAATGCTTATTAATCCGAGTTTGTTGTTTTTGGATGAACCAACATCGGGCCTTGATTCAACAACCGCTCAAAAGATTGTGTCGACTTTGTGGGATTTAGTGAATGATGGAAAGACAATTGTGATGACAATACACCAGCCTTCTAGTAGACTGTTTTACATGTTCCACAAAGTGTTGTTGTTATCGGAAGGAAATCCATTGTACTTTGGCAGAGGTGAAgatgttatgggatacttttcGCGCATTGGATATTCACCTTTAGTCGCTATGAATCCCTCCGACTTCTTGTTAGATCTTGCAAACG GCATTGTAGATGATCCACAAGAAGATCAAGCATCGATAAAGCAAACTTTAGTAAGCGCTTTCAAAAACAATCTGTTGGATGGAGTGAAGGAAGAATTGCGAAAATATGATGACAGTCAAGTTCATGATAAATTACAGGaaggcaaattcaatcaatgggcAAACTCTTGGTGGCAGCAATCCGCGGTGTTGTTTAGGAGAGGAATGAAAGAGCGAAAACACGACTCCTTTTCAGTCCTCAAGGTTGGACAGGTCATAGCGGTATCCATCTTGTGTGCATTGTTATGGTGGCGTTCCAGCGAAATACAAGATCAG ATTGGGCTCTTGTTCTTTTACTCTCAGTTTTGGAGCTTCTATCCTCTCTTCCAAGCTATATTTACGTTCCCACAAGAAAGAATGATGCTGGAGAAGGAACGATCCTCAGGGATGTATCGACTCTCTTCATATTTCATGTCAAGAATTATTGTTGATCTTCCAATGGAACTAGTACTTCCATCTGTTTTCGTCATCATAACATACTGGACAACAGGCCTAAAACCCTTCGCGCTCAACTTCTTCTCTACCTTATTCACCCTCCTCTTTAGCGTACTAGTCTCTCAAGGCCTCGGACTTGCACTTGGTGCATTGGTCATGGATCAAAAATCAGCAACAGTACTCGGTTCAGTTATCATGCTATCGTTCACCCTAGTAGGCGGATACTTTGTTCACCATGTTCCTATATTCATTAGCTGGATAAAATACATATCGGTTTGCCAGTATACGTTCAAGCTCTTAGTAGGGGCACAGTTTCAAGCCGGGGAAACATATACCTGTGGCATAAATGCAACTTGTTACGTGCAAGATTCCCCTGCGATTAAGGCTGTAGGGCTCGGAGATACAGCGATATCAATTGTTGCATTGGCTATAATGCTTGTGGCATATAGGTTCTTGGCTTATTTAGCACTTGTGAGAATTGGTGTGACAAAAAAATAG